The Candidatus Paceibacter sp. genome includes a window with the following:
- a CDS encoding PEGA domain-containing protein, translating into MKNKTLKLIIVLAVAAAIVAGAAFFYQKGYRLSLISGVYKNGSVKIISSADGVDVYVDGKKKVSAAAAGQTLTIGGLKPGRHSVLAAKEGYWPWQKNLTVESEATTEARTLFVPTEPQGKILFSPQDSSIGNTPEELAKRGKILKDILLSQNSLEKTKIGVSLFSDEARQNLSAEWLGPETPPYFICGDAGSCQKITPVFNSKFQIKTFDFYPGRNDVAIVAVEDGVYALEIDGRGGRMLQPIYKGNNPMALAAGDEPLVYILDDNFLLEINLR; encoded by the coding sequence ATGAAAAACAAAACTTTGAAATTAATCATCGTTCTCGCGGTTGCCGCGGCGATTGTCGCCGGAGCGGCTTTCTTCTACCAGAAAGGTTATCGGTTGAGCTTGATTTCCGGTGTTTACAAAAACGGCTCCGTCAAAATAATTTCCTCGGCGGACGGGGTTGATGTGTACGTTGACGGCAAAAAGAAAGTTTCCGCCGCGGCGGCCGGGCAAACTCTGACGATAGGCGGGCTCAAACCGGGAAGACATTCCGTTCTGGCGGCAAAGGAAGGCTATTGGCCCTGGCAAAAAAATCTCACGGTGGAAAGCGAAGCGACGACTGAAGCCCGGACGCTGTTTGTGCCGACAGAACCGCAAGGCAAAATTTTGTTTTCCCCACAGGATTCCAGCATCGGCAACACTCCGGAAGAACTGGCCAAACGAGGAAAAATCCTGAAAGACATACTGCTTTCGCAAAACTCCCTGGAAAAGACAAAAATCGGCGTGAGTCTTTTCTCGGACGAAGCGAGGCAAAATCTTTCCGCGGAGTGGCTGGGCCCCGAAACTCCGCCTTACTTCATCTGCGGCGATGCCGGTTCATGCCAAAAAATTACTCCTGTTTTCAATTCAAAATTCCAAATAAAAACCTTTGACTTTTACCCCGGAAGAAACGACGTCGCCATCGTCGCCGTGGAAGACGGAGTTTACGCCTTGGAGATTGACGGACGCGGCGGCCGGATGCTCCAGCCTATATACAAAGGCAACAACCCGATGGCTCTGGCCGCCGGCGACGAGCCTCTGGTTTATATCCTTGACGACAACTTCCTTCTGGAGATAAATCTCCGTTAA